From the Sphingomonas phyllosphaerae 5.2 genome, one window contains:
- a CDS encoding DMT family transporter, with the protein MAWLILGVAVVTEIVWALSLKWAATQGSWGASAIPIALSFVNMGLLAMAMRGLPAGTAYAVWTGLGAVGVTIFGVILFGEKLNTVQMGFIALIIVGVVGTKFFATT; encoded by the coding sequence GTGGCTCATCCTCGGCGTCGCCGTGGTCACCGAAATCGTCTGGGCGCTCAGCCTGAAATGGGCAGCGACGCAAGGGTCGTGGGGCGCTTCCGCGATCCCGATCGCGCTCAGCTTCGTCAACATGGGGCTGCTCGCGATGGCGATGCGCGGGCTGCCTGCGGGCACGGCCTATGCGGTGTGGACCGGGCTGGGCGCGGTCGGGGTCACGATCTTCGGCGTGATCCTGTTCGGCGAGAAGCTGAACACGGTGCAGATGGGGTTCATCGCGCTCATCATCGTAGGGGTCGTCGGCACCAAGTTCTTCGCGACCACGTGA